A stretch of DNA from Vibrio rhizosphaerae:
CCGCTGCGATAACCGGCTCCGTATCAGTGGCAACGTGATGATTTTGCCGCTAATGCCTTCCCCTCAAACCGAACCCCTTCCCAACCGGTACGGATAAAGTTGCGGATATTCTGATGGTCCTGATTTTCCGGGTGTTGCAGTACGTCCTGCCGATAAAAATCACCAAAACAAGCCAGTGTTTCTTCAGCACTCAACTGATGTAGTTTTGCAAAAGAAAAGATTTTACAGGAGCCTTGATTTTCATAGGCCTCATTCACAACGTCTCCGTTGCTAAATCGGGTTGGTGTGAAATCATAGTGTTCATCAATCACACGCATTACTTCAGAAAAATCAACTTGCTCTGGAGACGTGCGGATCATGTCTAGTAATTCATTGAATGTCATATTAATTTTCTCTACTGCTGCCGAGGTGGTTCGTACCATGCTGAGTCTAACAAAGATAGTGTTGTTTAGTCATACAAATAAAGGCATCGACTGCTTTCCGGCATAGAAAACCATGTTTATTTCAGAGTCCTTCTGTGAGTCCTTCCAACAGAATCAGTTTTTTTTTAGTAACTATTGAGCAGAAAAACTCAATGTCATCAATAATTAAATTAGATGTGCTCGCTCTGATAGCAGCACGTCTCTTTAAAATGATGAAGATACGGACTGAAAGCAGGGCCTGACACATATGCCATCAAAGACTGAAAAGCCAATACTCGACGCAGATCATGAAACGGAAGAAATGAAATCCATTCACCCATTACGGAGCCGTCTGGGACGAAGAATCATTTTTATTTTGGTATTACTCAGTGGCACAATCACTTTTTTGGCGACCTTGGCACAACTCTATTTCGATTACAGCAAACAATTCAGCAATGTTGATCGACGCCATCAGGAAATCCGAAATATCCACACGCACCTGCTGGCTTCATCACTATGGAATTTTGATCTCACTATATTACAACAGCGGGTCAATGGACTGATTAATCTGCCTCATATCGATTATCTGGAAATACAGTCTGACAACTATAAAATCAGCGCAGGGAAACCGGTGACCGGCAAAGCCGTCAGCCATATCTATCCGCTGACATTTCAAGATCCAATCACCGGGAAATCAGAACAAATCGGGACGATTCGCGTTGAGTCGGATATTCAGCAAATCTATAACTCACTGTTGAATGACTTTCTGGTGATTCTGTCAATTAATACCATTAAGACAGCACTGGTCTGCTATTTGATTCTGATCGTGTTTCACCACAGTATCAATCAGCGAATTTACGCGATTGTCCGCTACCTGAGACAGTATAACCCCAGACACAGAGCGCATCCCCTGCGCGTCTACAACTATCCGGTGATTACGCAAAAAAATGACGAGCTATCACTTTTATGTAATGAAACCAATAAATTAACGAGAAATCTGACGGTTTTGTATCAGAATATTCGCTTCGAACAGACCCGTTTGGCGGATTTTGCCCACGTCTCTTCTGACTGGCTGTGGGAAACCGATTCAGCTTTGAAACTGGTGTATTGCTCAGAAGCCATGCTGACTGCACTTCACTTACCAGAAAACCATCGTTTGGCATTCCATGAAATTGAGCAATTTCAAACAGCGACTCAGTTACAGCAATTCTTAAACGGCAAGCAAAACTTCCACCATTGTGAAGTCGTTCTCAACCTGAACGGACATAAGATGTGGTTAATGTTTCAGGCCCAAGCGCGCTATGACAATGAATATAACAATTTCTTAGGATTTCGCGGCACAGCACTGAATATTACTGAACTCAAATCGGTCCAAGCGGAACTAGAGCAACTCAATCAAAGTCTGGAACACACCGTTCAGGAACGGACGCAGGATTTGGCTCAGAGTCTCAAACAACTCAAACAAGCACAGGCGCAACTGATCCAGTCGGAAAAGTTGGCCGCACTCGGTGGCTTGGTCGCCGGGGTTGCGCACGAGGTGAATACGCCGTTAGGTATCGCAGTCACTGCGACATCGATCATTGAGGAAGTGACGGAGGAGTTTGAACGGGCATTTCGCGATCAAACCTTAACAACCACTCAGTTTGTTGAACTGACCGAAAGAATGAAATCGGGCTCAGAATTACTGCAAAGTAATCTGAATCGGGCATCAAAGTTAATCCGGGACTTCAAACAAACTGCCGTCGATCAGGTTTCTGAAAACCGGAGCCAGTTTCATATTCATCAGGTACTCATGGCATTAATTACCAGCATGCATCCAGAAACCCGGAAAATTCCAGTGTCCCCCCAACTCGAAGGAGATGAAACACTGACGATGACGAGCCTGCCGGGGACATTAACCCAAATCATCTCGAACCTGATTATGAATAGTGTGATTCATGCGTTTGAAGGTGACCATCCATCTCCGGAAATTCGGATTAAATTCTATGCCCAAGATCAGCATATTATTTTTGAATATCAGGATAACGGCATTGGAGTACCCCATGAATTGCATGAGAAAATTTTTGAACCGTTTTATACCAGTAAAAGAGGTCATGGTGGCTCAGGGTTGGGGCTCAATTTAGTCTTTAATCTGGTGACACAAAAACTGAAAGGCCACTTAAACTTTACCTCAGAGCCGGGTCAAGGCGTTCTATATCGCATTCAGCTGCCGAAGACATTGGACTAATCACAATGCATCTCCTCAAGATGCACAATTGCCGGCTAGGGTTACAAGGATATGACAACAGGTAAATACAATACTGAATTGACTTCCCCGCTGCGGAGCCGTCTCGGACGACGCATGATTTTCATTCTGATTCTGATCAGTAGTGTGTTTACATTGATTTCTACAGGAACCCAGCTCTACTTCAATTACACACAGCATATGGATAATATCGAAAAACGCCATATGGAAATTCAAGACGTGCACACGCATGTACTGGCTTCGTTTATTTGGAACTTTAATCTGTCGCAACTACGACGGAGAATGGAGCATCTATTACTTTTATCCGATATTGACTATTTAGAGGTTGAATCCGGTAACTACAAAATTGCCGTTGGTCAACCGAACAAAGCCACAGTGATCAGACATATTTACCCCCTGACTGTCCGCGAACCGGTAAATGATGAAACAGAGTTGATCGGTACCCTTGTTGTTGAATCGAACCTCGATTATATCCACCACACACTGATTCGTGAGTTTTTGACGACATTAGCGATTAATACCATCAAGACTATCATCGTCTGTTACCTGATCCTCGTTATTTTTCATCGCAGTATCAACCAACGGATTTTTTCAATTGTTCGCTTCCTGCAACACTATAATCCCATGAAACCGGGACAGAAGCTTAAAGTCTATCAGGCTCCATGGATTACACAGCATGATGATGAGTTATCGTTATTGGTCAAAGAAACGAATAAATTAACTCAAAACCTCGTGTTTTTTTACCAGAGTAATCACTTTGAACGAACTCGCTCGAGACATTTTGCTCACATCTCATCGGACTGGCTGTGGGAAACAGACGACTCACTCCAACTGATTTATGCCTCAGAAGGGATGTTGAAAGCCTTACACCTCTCAGAAGCTCATCCGACTGCTTTCGAGCAAATCGAAGCGTTACAATCGGCAGAGGATTTACACCGTTTTCTCAGTTACAAACGGAGTTTTCAGCAGTGTGAAGTCACCATCATCTTAGATGGCATGCAGCAGTGGTTTGTATTTCAGGCTCTCGCTCGCTATAACGACGTACATGAATTTCTCGGATTTCGCGGAACAGCGCTGAATATCACGGATCTGAAATCCGGGCAGCAGGCCTTAAAACAGCTTAACCAGGCACTGGAATATAAAGTTCAGCAACGCACTGACGAGCTGGCTCAAAATATGGAGCAACTCAAACAAGCTCAGACCCAACTGATTCAGTCCGAAAAATTCACTGCACTCGGTGGACTGGTTGCCGGAGTTGCGCATGAAGTCAATACACCTCTAGGGATTGCTGTAACAGCGACATCCGTCG
This window harbors:
- a CDS encoding PAS domain-containing sensor histidine kinase, whose product is MPSKTEKPILDADHETEEMKSIHPLRSRLGRRIIFILVLLSGTITFLATLAQLYFDYSKQFSNVDRRHQEIRNIHTHLLASSLWNFDLTILQQRVNGLINLPHIDYLEIQSDNYKISAGKPVTGKAVSHIYPLTFQDPITGKSEQIGTIRVESDIQQIYNSLLNDFLVILSINTIKTALVCYLILIVFHHSINQRIYAIVRYLRQYNPRHRAHPLRVYNYPVITQKNDELSLLCNETNKLTRNLTVLYQNIRFEQTRLADFAHVSSDWLWETDSALKLVYCSEAMLTALHLPENHRLAFHEIEQFQTATQLQQFLNGKQNFHHCEVVLNLNGHKMWLMFQAQARYDNEYNNFLGFRGTALNITELKSVQAELEQLNQSLEHTVQERTQDLAQSLKQLKQAQAQLIQSEKLAALGGLVAGVAHEVNTPLGIAVTATSIIEEVTEEFERAFRDQTLTTTQFVELTERMKSGSELLQSNLNRASKLIRDFKQTAVDQVSENRSQFHIHQVLMALITSMHPETRKIPVSPQLEGDETLTMTSLPGTLTQIISNLIMNSVIHAFEGDHPSPEIRIKFYAQDQHIIFEYQDNGIGVPHELHEKIFEPFYTSKRGHGGSGLGLNLVFNLVTQKLKGHLNFTSEPGQGVLYRIQLPKTLD
- a CDS encoding sensor histidine kinase, which translates into the protein MTTGKYNTELTSPLRSRLGRRMIFILILISSVFTLISTGTQLYFNYTQHMDNIEKRHMEIQDVHTHVLASFIWNFNLSQLRRRMEHLLLLSDIDYLEVESGNYKIAVGQPNKATVIRHIYPLTVREPVNDETELIGTLVVESNLDYIHHTLIREFLTTLAINTIKTIIVCYLILVIFHRSINQRIFSIVRFLQHYNPMKPGQKLKVYQAPWITQHDDELSLLVKETNKLTQNLVFFYQSNHFERTRSRHFAHISSDWLWETDDSLQLIYASEGMLKALHLSEAHPTAFEQIEALQSAEDLHRFLSYKRSFQQCEVTIILDGMQQWFVFQALARYNDVHEFLGFRGTALNITDLKSGQQALKQLNQALEYKVQQRTDELAQNMEQLKQAQTQLIQSEKFTALGGLVAGVAHEVNTPLGIAVTATSVVADIRKTLEESFHNQTLTTHQFKELTQRLNLSVDLLKSNLTRASGLMQNFKQTAVDQISESQSQFNVYQVLQALIDSISPETRKVPVTPELEGDKDLMMNSFPGGLTQVIANLLINSTRHAFTNGNQQTEPQIVIRFYTEEESVIFEYLDNGVGIPEDLHQKIFEPFYTTQRGHGGSGLGLSLVFNLVTQQLQGTLQFASTPGQGLHYWLKLPKQLTIQEEETV
- a CDS encoding HopJ type III effector protein produces the protein MTFNELLDMIRTSPEQVDFSEVMRVIDEHYDFTPTRFSNGDVVNEAYENQGSCKIFSFAKLHQLSAEETLACFGDFYRQDVLQHPENQDHQNIRNFIRTGWEGVRFEGKALAAKSSRCH